A genomic stretch from Mesomycoplasma neurolyticum includes:
- the rplW gene encoding 50S ribosomal protein L23 gives MKANEIIKYPILTEKSYQLMSSGVYVFAVDRKTNRSEVKKAIQSIFDVEVIKVNIFNVPKKPAKLGRFKGFKNSYKKAIVTLAEGHTINLLNEDLEESQDSKEVVENTQVSNEEKKSTRETKDASAIEKKVAEKLASKSNKE, from the coding sequence ATGAAAGCTAATGAAATTATTAAATATCCAATTTTAACTGAAAAAAGTTATCAATTAATGTCTTCAGGTGTTTATGTTTTTGCAGTTGATCGTAAAACAAATAGATCAGAAGTAAAAAAAGCTATTCAATCTATTTTTGATGTTGAAGTTATTAAAGTTAATATTTTTAATGTTCCTAAAAAACCAGCCAAATTAGGAAGATTCAAAGGTTTTAAAAACTCATATAAAAAAGCAATTGTAACTTTAGCTGAAGGACATACAATTAATTTATTAAATGAAGATTTAGAAGAAAGTCAAGATTCAAAAGAAGTTGTAGAAAACACACAAGTTTCAAATGAAGAGAAAAAATCTACCAGAGAAACTAAAGATGCTTCTGCAATAGAGAAAAAAGTTGCTGAAAAATTAGCATCTAAATCTAATAAAGAATAA
- the rplB gene encoding 50S ribosomal protein L2: MAIKSYKATTNGRRNMTSLDYKANLSGHGPEKSLLTILKKNSGRNNQGKITTRHKGGRNKRKYRLIDFKRNKDNIPATVKSIEYDPNRSANISLLVYADGEKRYILAPKGLKVGAQVLSGENADILPGNALPLANIPEGTFVHNIEMQPGGGGIIARAAGSSAQILGKDENGKYVMLKLKSNEVRKILARCKATVGVVGNEEHSLVNIGKAGRNRHLGIRPTVRGSVMNPIDHPHGGGEGKQPIGRKSPLTPWGKKALGVKTRNNKKSSTKLIVRRRKVGK; this comes from the coding sequence ATGGCAATTAAAAGTTATAAAGCCACCACTAATGGTCGTCGTAATATGACTTCACTTGATTATAAAGCCAATTTATCTGGACATGGACCTGAAAAATCTTTATTAACTATATTAAAGAAAAATTCAGGAAGAAATAATCAAGGGAAAATTACAACCAGACATAAAGGTGGAAGAAATAAAAGAAAATATCGTTTAATTGATTTTAAAAGAAACAAAGATAACATTCCGGCAACAGTAAAATCAATTGAATATGATCCAAATAGATCAGCTAACATTTCTTTATTAGTTTATGCTGATGGTGAAAAACGTTACATTTTAGCACCTAAGGGTCTTAAGGTTGGAGCTCAAGTATTATCAGGAGAAAATGCAGATATTCTTCCAGGTAATGCTTTACCTTTAGCTAATATTCCTGAAGGAACATTTGTTCACAACATTGAAATGCAACCAGGTGGTGGAGGAATTATTGCTCGTGCAGCTGGTTCTTCAGCACAAATTTTAGGTAAAGATGAAAATGGTAAATATGTAATGTTAAAACTAAAATCTAATGAAGTAAGAAAGATTTTAGCAAGATGTAAAGCAACAGTTGGAGTTGTTGGAAATGAAGAACATTCATTAGTTAACATTGGTAAAGCAGGGAGAAATAGACACCTTGGAATTAGACCAACTGTTCGTGGGTCAGTAATGAACCCAATTGATCACCCACATGGTGGAGGGGAAGGTAAACAACCTATTGGTAGAAAATCCCCACTTACACCTTGAGGTAAAAAAGCACTTGGTGTTAAAACTAGAAATAATAAAAAATCTTCAACTAAATTGATAGTAAGAAGAAGAAAGGTTGGTAAATAA
- the rpsS gene encoding 30S ribosomal protein S19 gives MARSLKKGPFADAYLLKKVEKMHEQKSKKPIKTWSRRSTIFPEFVGLTFQVHNGKIFHDVFVTDDMVGHKLGEFSPTRTYSGHGADKGKKK, from the coding sequence ATGGCTAGATCACTAAAAAAAGGTCCATTTGCAGATGCTTATTTATTGAAAAAAGTTGAAAAAATGCATGAGCAAAAAAGTAAAAAACCTATTAAAACTTGATCTAGAAGATCAACAATTTTTCCTGAATTTGTAGGTTTAACTTTCCAAGTTCATAACGGAAAAATTTTCCATGATGTTTTTGTAACTGATGATATGGTAGGGCACAAGTTAGGGGAATTTTCACCAACAAGAACATATAGTGGCCATGGAGCTGACAAAGGGAAGAAAAAATAA
- the rplV gene encoding 50S ribosomal protein L22, whose translation MEAKAHVKMQRISAQKARLVAELFRNKDTSSALSILYNTNKKASKLFIKLLNSAIANAVNNHGMDGSSLYVSDVTVNEGPTYKRFQPRAKGSAYSILKRTSHLSITLKEKTEKTVK comes from the coding sequence ATGGAAGCAAAAGCACACGTTAAAATGCAAAGAATTTCAGCACAAAAAGCACGTTTAGTAGCTGAATTATTCCGTAATAAAGATACCTCTTCAGCCTTATCTATTCTTTATAATACAAATAAAAAAGCATCAAAATTATTTATTAAACTTTTAAACTCTGCTATTGCAAATGCAGTAAATAATCATGGTATGGATGGAAGCTCATTATATGTAAGTGATGTTACAGTTAATGAAGGACCTACATACAAAAGATTTCAACCAAGAGCAAAAGGTTCAGCATATTCAATTTTAAAAAGAACTTCACATTTATCAATTACATTAAAAGAAAAAACAGAAAAAACAGTTAAATAA
- the rpsC gene encoding 30S ribosomal protein S3: MGQKVNPNGFRYGISKKHEVNWFATKENFATYLLEDVKIRQYVEKFVRDYQIGKVEIRRDHKNKVSLLIHTARPGVVLGQGGENVKKMVVDIQKFVKNKKLNLLIEVIDLPQPELNARLIAEQIAIKIENRGSFRIAQKFAIRNALKAGAKGIKTQVSGRLNGVDMARTEGYNEGEMKLHTLRQNVEYAQATARTTYGALGIKVWVSLGEYKEGDK; this comes from the coding sequence ATGGGACAAAAAGTTAATCCAAATGGTTTTAGATACGGAATATCTAAAAAACATGAAGTAAATTGATTTGCAACAAAAGAAAATTTTGCAACTTATTTATTAGAAGATGTGAAAATTAGACAATATGTTGAAAAATTTGTAAGAGATTATCAAATTGGAAAAGTTGAAATTAGAAGAGACCACAAAAATAAAGTTTCTTTATTAATTCACACAGCTAGACCAGGTGTTGTACTGGGACAAGGTGGTGAAAATGTTAAAAAAATGGTTGTTGATATTCAAAAATTTGTTAAAAACAAAAAACTTAATTTATTAATTGAAGTAATTGATTTACCACAACCAGAATTAAATGCTCGTTTAATTGCAGAGCAAATTGCAATTAAAATTGAAAACCGTGGATCATTTAGAATTGCACAAAAATTTGCAATTAGAAATGCCCTTAAAGCTGGAGCAAAAGGAATTAAAACTCAAGTTTCAGGAAGGCTTAATGGTGTTGATATGGCTAGAACTGAAGGTTATAATGAAGGTGAAATGAAATTACATACATTAAGACAAAATGTTGAATATGCACAAGCTACAGCAAGAACAACTTATGGTGCTTTAGGAATTAAAGTTTGAGTTTCTTTAGGTGAATACAAAGAAGGTGATAAATAA
- the rplP gene encoding 50S ribosomal protein L16: MLQPKRTKHRKNFRLHHDKRTAFRGKDVSFGQFGLQAITSAWITSRQIESARIAITRRMGREGQVIIRIFPHLSLTSKPIGVRMGSGKGSPEKWVAVVKRETMMFEVSGVKPEIAKDALRLGGNKLPVKWRIVEKTIEGDN; encoded by the coding sequence ATGTTACAACCGAAAAGAACAAAACATAGAAAAAATTTTAGACTTCACCATGACAAAAGAACAGCTTTTAGAGGAAAAGATGTATCTTTTGGACAATTCGGACTTCAAGCTATAACCTCAGCTTGAATTACATCAAGACAAATTGAATCAGCCAGAATTGCCATCACCAGAAGAATGGGACGTGAAGGACAAGTTATTATTAGAATTTTCCCACATTTATCACTCACTTCTAAACCAATTGGTGTAAGAATGGGTTCAGGTAAAGGATCGCCTGAAAAATGAGTTGCTGTTGTAAAAAGAGAAACTATGATGTTTGAAGTTTCGGGTGTTAAACCTGAAATTGCTAAAGATGCTTTAAGACTTGGTGGTAATAAATTACCAGTAAAATGAAGAATTGTAGAAAAAACAATAGAGGGAGATAATTAA
- the rpmC gene encoding 50S ribosomal protein L29 has product MKFIELKNKSLSELETLLTELKNELFLLRFKNSTSRQDKTHKIPEIRKDIARVLTAIREKQISNKGDK; this is encoded by the coding sequence ATGAAATTTATTGAATTAAAAAATAAATCTCTTTCAGAACTTGAAACACTTTTAACTGAATTAAAAAATGAATTATTTTTACTAAGATTTAAAAATTCAACTTCAAGACAAGACAAAACTCACAAAATTCCTGAAATTAGAAAAGATATAGCACGTGTTTTAACAGCAATAAGAGAAAAACAAATATCAAACAAAGGGGATAAATAA
- the rpsQ gene encoding 30S ribosomal protein S17 — translation MEVNEIKRKNAKKTFQGKVISTKRDKTITVVVDTYVKHRLYHKRFKKTKKFSVHDETEQANVGDVVKISETRPLSKTKKFRLVQITEKGREGAK, via the coding sequence ATGGAAGTGAATGAAATTAAAAGAAAAAATGCTAAAAAAACATTTCAAGGTAAAGTTATTTCAACCAAAAGAGATAAAACTATAACAGTTGTTGTTGATACATATGTAAAACACCGTTTATATCACAAAAGATTTAAGAAAACTAAAAAGTTTTCAGTTCATGATGAAACTGAACAAGCAAATGTTGGTGATGTTGTAAAAATTAGTGAAACAAGACCATTATCTAAAACTAAAAAGTTTAGACTTGTTCAAATCACTGAAAAAGGAAGAGAAGGTGCTAAATAA
- the rplN gene encoding 50S ribosomal protein L14, with product MVQELTRLVVADNSGAKEVGVIRNLGGSVKKSSNIGDVIVCSVKKALPNGIVKEGQVVKAIIVRTKYGIKRANGSHIKFDDNAVVIIKEDGTPRGTRVFGPIAREIRDKGYSKIVSLAPEVL from the coding sequence ATGGTACAAGAGCTTACAAGATTAGTTGTAGCTGATAATTCAGGAGCTAAAGAAGTAGGAGTAATTAGAAATCTTGGTGGTTCAGTTAAAAAAAGTTCAAACATTGGTGATGTTATTGTATGTTCAGTTAAAAAAGCATTACCAAATGGGATTGTTAAAGAAGGACAAGTTGTTAAAGCTATTATTGTTCGTACAAAATACGGAATTAAAAGGGCGAATGGTTCACATATTAAATTTGATGATAATGCTGTTGTTATTATTAAAGAAGACGGAACACCTAGAGGAACAAGGGTTTTTGGCCCAATAGCACGTGAAATTAGGGATAAAGGTTATTCAAAAATTGTTTCACTTGCACCTGAGGTTTTATAA
- the rplX gene encoding 50S ribosomal protein L24, translating to MKIYKNDQVVVISGKDKGKIGQVLQVFPKKQQVIVKDVNKITKHHKPSQTRSEGGIEIYEGPIHVSNVALLIKKESKGKKAQFSKIGYRFTKDNKKVRFAKKTNKDL from the coding sequence ATGAAAATTTATAAAAATGATCAAGTAGTTGTTATTTCTGGAAAAGATAAAGGCAAAATAGGACAAGTGTTACAAGTCTTCCCTAAAAAACAACAAGTTATAGTTAAAGATGTAAATAAAATTACAAAACACCATAAACCATCACAAACTAGATCTGAAGGTGGTATTGAAATTTATGAGGGGCCAATTCATGTTTCAAATGTTGCTCTTTTAATCAAAAAAGAGTCTAAAGGTAAAAAAGCACAGTTTTCAAAAATTGGATATAGATTTACAAAAGATAATAAAAAAGTTCGTTTTGCTAAAAAAACTAACAAAGATTTATAA
- the rplE gene encoding 50S ribosomal protein L5: MSLKNKYNQEVSKLLKEKFNYSSVMQYPKIEKIILNMTAGKEVTNSKAIEEVMNEIQLISGQKPYQTVAKKSLASWKLREGMPMGAKVTLRRDKMWDFLNKLVNVAIPRIRDFRGLNPKAFDGRGNYSLGIKEEIIFPEISFDKIRKIKGLDVIIVTSAKTDKEAKFLLEKLGMPFAKAVK, translated from the coding sequence ATGAGTTTAAAAAATAAGTACAATCAAGAAGTTAGTAAACTTTTAAAAGAAAAGTTTAATTATTCTTCAGTAATGCAATATCCAAAAATTGAAAAAATTATTCTTAATATGACAGCTGGTAAAGAAGTTACTAATTCAAAAGCAATTGAAGAAGTAATGAATGAAATTCAATTAATTTCAGGACAAAAACCATATCAAACTGTTGCTAAAAAATCACTTGCATCTTGAAAATTACGTGAAGGTATGCCTATGGGTGCAAAAGTAACTCTTAGAAGAGATAAAATGTGAGATTTTTTAAATAAATTAGTGAATGTTGCAATCCCAAGAATTAGAGACTTTCGTGGTCTAAATCCTAAAGCATTTGATGGTAGAGGAAATTATTCCTTAGGAATTAAAGAAGAAATAATTTTTCCAGAAATTAGTTTTGATAAAATTAGAAAAATTAAAGGTTTAGATGTAATTATTGTTACAAGTGCTAAAACAGACAAAGAAGCAAAATTTTTATTAGAAAAACTAGGAATGCCTTTTGCTAAGGCTGTAAAATAG
- a CDS encoding type Z 30S ribosomal protein S14 — translation MAKKSLKVKAKKHPKFKVRAYTRCEICGRPHAVLRKFKICRICFRKLAHEGKIPGIKKASW, via the coding sequence ATGGCAAAAAAATCATTAAAAGTTAAAGCAAAAAAACATCCAAAATTTAAAGTAAGAGCATATACAAGATGTGAAATTTGTGGCCGTCCACATGCTGTTTTAAGAAAATTTAAAATTTGTCGTATTTGTTTTAGAAAATTAGCACATGAAGGTAAAATACCTGGAATTAAGAAAGCGAGTTGATAA
- the rpsH gene encoding 30S ribosomal protein S8: MANVKRSMTKKLTDPIADMITRIKNANIRKHKFVEIPHSNKKIKILEIIKNEGYIKEFEAVGEGVEKKIVVELKYKNNIGAITDIKRISKPGLRVYSSVDNIPKVLSGYGTVIISTSKGILTDKEARKENVGGEIIAYVW, encoded by the coding sequence ATGGCAAATGTAAAAAGATCCATGACTAAAAAACTTACAGATCCAATTGCAGATATGATTACAAGAATTAAAAATGCTAATATAAGAAAGCATAAATTTGTTGAAATTCCACATTCTAACAAAAAAATTAAAATTCTTGAAATTATTAAAAATGAAGGTTATATAAAAGAATTCGAAGCTGTTGGTGAAGGAGTTGAGAAAAAAATTGTTGTTGAATTAAAATACAAAAACAATATTGGTGCAATAACAGATATTAAAAGAATTTCAAAACCAGGTTTAAGAGTTTATAGTTCTGTAGATAATATACCTAAAGTTTTATCAGGTTATGGTACAGTAATTATTTCTACATCTAAAGGGATTTTAACTGACAAAGAAGCAAGAAAGGAAAATGTAGGTGGTGAAATTATCGCTTACGTTTGATAA
- the rplF gene encoding 50S ribosomal protein L6: MSRVGNRILIIPENTQVIVDKTKVTVVGKLGQLTRDFSPLIAIKVNENKLTTERSNEEKHTKQLHGTTNSLLGSMLKGVSEGFKKELEIKGVGYKATLKDNKIEIAAGYSHLVYVDIPEDLKIEIPKATSIIITGIDKQRVGQLASNIRAIRKPNPYSGKGIMYKDENIRRKEGKKSSK; encoded by the coding sequence ATGTCTAGAGTTGGTAATAGAATATTAATCATTCCTGAAAACACACAAGTTATAGTTGATAAAACAAAAGTAACAGTAGTAGGAAAATTAGGTCAGTTAACAAGAGATTTTTCACCATTAATCGCAATTAAAGTTAATGAAAATAAATTAACTACAGAAAGATCAAATGAAGAAAAACATACAAAACAATTACATGGAACAACTAATTCTTTATTAGGTTCAATGCTCAAAGGTGTAAGTGAAGGATTTAAAAAGGAACTTGAAATCAAAGGGGTTGGATACAAAGCAACTTTAAAAGATAATAAAATCGAAATTGCAGCTGGATATTCTCACCTTGTTTATGTTGATATTCCAGAAGATTTAAAAATTGAAATTCCAAAAGCAACTTCTATAATCATTACAGGGATTGATAAACAGAGAGTTGGGCAATTAGCTTCAAACATTAGAGCAATTAGAAAACCTAACCCATATTCTGGTAAAGGTATTATGTACAAAGACGAAAACATTAGACGTAAAGAAGGGAAAAAATCTTCTAAATAA